The following nucleotide sequence is from Pungitius pungitius chromosome 6, fPunPun2.1, whole genome shotgun sequence.
CAGTGGACTTCTTGCATCTTAACGGAATAGTTTATTGTACACTGCCTGGCTTTTAAGGGAATgctattaaaaacacaatgagcatgaaCCTCTATGTGCACGGTCGGTGCTTACACACCAGTTTTTGGCAACGGTCATCCCAATAACCCCCATACCATTTCTCCATTATTGTCTGTCCTGTAGGTTCCTTATTCGCCTGTTCTGCCTGTCTTCCACTCTCAGGCAGTCACTGccattcagcagcagcagcagccgccgccggtGCAGCCTGCGGCTTCACCTGTTGCCCTGGAGACCCACCCATTGAACTTGGTGTCTCCTGTGCCGCCCACTGACCCCCTGGTCAGGAAGCAGGTGGTGCAGGACTTAATGGCACAGATGCAGGGAATGTACAACTTCATGCAGGTGAGAACTTCATGCTATTATAGCGTCAGTTTACTGTAGATATTAAGCATGTCGCTCATCAAGTCTCTTCTCTCAGGACTCTATGCTGGAGTTTGATGGACAGCCCATTGACCCGGCCATTGTCTCAGCGCAGCCTATGAAACCTGCTCAGAACATGGACTTACCACAGATGGTGTGTCTTCCAGGTGAGAGAAACTTAGTTGTGATATCTTGTATTGTGTAAGCGCCATACTTAATAGCTTAAAAGGACTTGGCAAAGGACTGGTTTACTAAGTTGCAATAATCTTCTTAGCTCACCCAGAGTCCCGGCTATCGCAACCCAAATCTGTTCCTGTCCTACCTGACCCTGCACAAGTAAGTAATCAATCTGAAATCGACAACACTGATTGTGAGGCCACTTGGAAGATATTTTGAGAGAGAATGTTAAATTTTCACTCTGTTTGTAGGTTCCTATCGTCTCCCCGACTCCGCCCCCCATGTATCAGACCTCACACACGCCCGACCCTCGACCTGCTACAGAATCCATCGACGCCATCCAGGTATGTTTACTGCTCTGTGAAAGATTCCCCTTTGTGTGAAATAGTTGGTCGTTGTTATATATTTGATTCAGCCCTTCATATACCCAAATTCTGGAAGTATTTAGTTGACGGTTGCTGAATGATTTGAAATAGACAAGGACCATGCATCGCATCTTTTATTCCTGAAAATGTTAAGAAACTGAATTGAATGCACTCAAATAGGAAATTAAATtgagaaatgtgttgtttttgacaGACGTCCTCGTCGTCGGAGCAGCCTCCACCCTCTGCAGCTCACCCACCCGTCTCTCAAACTCAAGTATTTCAGCCTGTTTCCAAAGCTCCACACAGCAGTGGCATCAATGTCAACGCCGCACCATTCCAATCAATGCAGACAGTAAGGGAAATtgtcacaaatacaaacaaacacttaCTAAAATATTGCTAATTTTATCAAATAGTAttatagtatatagtatatagtatatatagtcATATTAAGTGTTTAATTTGAAGATTTGGCCTGTCGTGCAGTTAAACAAGGACTGCAGGATGTTCTGTACCATTCTGTAAAATTAATGACTGACTTCCATTAGAAAATGCTTATTGAGTCCTTCAGTGCCCTCTGCTCAGATTACAGTTGTGCGGTTTTGTAGTGAAACCAGGAATTAACGAGTAACCGACTTAACGCCTAACAAGCCTTTGTCCTTTCCACTGGTTTTTGGCCTAACAACAATGTGGCTCTTGTTCTCCTCTCAGGTGTTCAACCTCAATGCTCCGGTCCCACCGGCTAATGAGACGGAGGCTTTGAACCAGGCCAGCCAATACCAGAACAGCTACAACCAAGCCTTCAGCAGCCAGCCGCAGCATCCTGTGGAGCAGCCAGAGATGCAGCCAGAGCAACTGCAATCTGGTGGGCTGACTTTTAGTTTCCTTCATTATGTATTTGCTTGATTTTATTACGCCAGATTTCCCCTCCGGACTTCTATGTAAATACTGTGTGTTCAGAAtcagatcagaatcagaagccatttattttaacatatgTTGCACATAGACAAATTTGACTTGGTGTATTGCtgcaatataaaaataaaataattaaaataagataaaaatatacgAGCAAGAATTAACAATGTAGACatatgtacgttttttttttttagtagttGGTGCCTTCCATTCCCAAGACCAGTCGGGGGGCCATCAACAGCCTCCGCAGCAGGGCCCAGGCTTTGCTCGACAGGGTCAGTCCTTCTACAACAGCAGAGGCATGTCGCGAGGTGGGCCTCGCAATGCCAGGGGCATGATCAACGGCTACAGAGGCTCATCGAATGGATTCCGAGGTAAGCGGCAACCTTTGGtgctaaaaagaaatgtcactttGAAAATGAGTCAAATCTCCATATGTTCTGAGTTCCAGTTGGCATTAATGAAAAATGGAAACATGTAGTGGGAGTGCTAAActgttcatttttgttattgtacagggtatttgttttgttattgtcaatAATTTAGACTAATCTTTCCACTTTATAAAAACTTGCTCAACAAATGTTATTGTCTTGCATTTAATGATTCATATGACAGTTCTGTTATAAAAGAAACATAGAGTGAATTGAATTCATCTGTATGTATTTAACCAGTTGTTGCTGCTTCATTTGTCTTTAAGTCaatttttaaatcatttaaatagaTTCACATTGGCTCTATGGGTTTTTGTTGAGGTGAAGCTCGGCCGTGTTAGATTGCAGTGACGTACAATAAAGGGACACATGCATTGTTGTAAAACGGTATGCATGGCAGAAGGGCTAAAGAGTCTGAACTTAATTTATTGCCAACCTCACCAGCAGCattttaaactcttttttttttttctttaggtgGCTATGATGGTTATCGTCCTCCTTTCGCCAACACTCCTAACTCCGGTTATGGACAGACTCAATTCAGCACACCTCGGGATTACTCAAACGGGAATTATCCGAGGGTATGGAAAAGCCATTCAGGCTTCATGCTGGATGTGCTAATGTCATCTTTGCTGTCTCCAAGAGTGGTTtctaaaatgtctttctttctttcttcccctctgTTGCTCTAGGATGGTTACCAACCAAACTACAAGCGGGGAGCTGGTCAGGGACCCAGGGGAGTGTCGAGAGGCAGCACTCAGGCAATACGATCCTGAAAaggcctttttaaaatgactgtGACAGACTAACTTGCACCACACTGAAAATTCAAAATTCAAGAATGCATTTGCCCAAGCTCACTCatgttctcgtttttttttttttgttcgtcagtggtttttttcttgtctctcaGATCAAAGTAATGCCTGCTTTGATATTTGGAaatattaaatcatttaaagtcTGAAACACAAGCTAAGTTGTAAATTCCATCATCAATTTACATAAGCGATGTGTTAATATTCCTGTAAACTTGAAAGATTTCATAAGTTATTTTTTGTATAAAAAATGCACCTGCCACTGCTGGTCCAACCCGTGGGAGTTTATTCCCCTTCTCGGttctttttctgtcattttggttttaaaaaaagaaagcgttTTATGTTCAATGAGCTCCCGTTTCCTTGTTTGTAAATTGATGTCGCTTCAAGAGTTTCAATAAAGTTGTGTTGCATACTCAAGCTTCAGCCTCACTTTTCTGCTCTTTGGGAAAACCATGACTACAgtgaaaatatgtcaaataagtTCTACAAAGAATCATTCTTTTCCAATGCTAACTTTGTTCTCTCCTTTTTATGGGTTTTATTACAGCACCATTTAGCTCTTATTACTTAcgaaaatgtgtatttgtttttaagtttttaaTTTGACCGTTTAGGTAAATGTAAATCTTCGTATTAACAAAGTACAGACCAACTGCTTCGAAAAGAAACAACATTATTGTCCACGCTGTTTTCGGCCGCGGGCTGATgcgttttcttgtttttatccCCCTGAGTTGTGCGCAAAGGCAGAATTCAGACGCAGTTTGCCTCACACGTTGGAGTTGAtaagaaaaatgatttaaaagtaaaaaattccCGTGGATAAATTGCCTGTTATAAAACTAATGAAAGCCACAAGCCATTGACTTCGATTTGAACATTTAGTCAGTCGACAAGTGCACCTGGCAGACCGTATTCGGGGATGAACAGGGCCCCTCGTCTGAAACTGTCGCATAGTTATGACGTTGCACCGGGGGTCCTCCATGAACGGATGTTTCCACGTGAGTGTATCAACAGCATGATGCATTGCATGTAAACTCAGCCTTGCACTTGTTAGATTTACATGAAGATTGAACAACAGCTATTCTGTGTGACAGAAGGTAACTGTTTATCGGAagtgtttaatgtgtttaattCTGTGTTCCCTCGTCGCGTTGTGGCGGTGAAGTTTGCTTTCCATTGCTGCATTTGCATTTCTATCTGTTGTGGCAGAAAGTTAGCTCCAGTCAACCCGTCCTCCCATTTCATTTTAACGGAACTTTATGGTTGGTACTACAACGTGTATGTGTCTCTGGTACTGAGGTTTTCTTGCATGCTTTTTCCCCCCTTGACTTCCCTCCAGTGGTAGAAAACAATGGCGACCGTGCGCAAGAAGGTGGACAACAGGATTCGTGTCCAGATAGAGAATGGAGTCGCTCTGCACCATCGGACCATATTTGTGGTGGTGGGAGATCGGGGGAGAGATCAGGTAATACATCCTCCTCGTGCTATACACAAGTTTGTGTATTTGGAGAATCAAACCCGTTAATCtctctttttctaatgcagGTTGTGATTCTGCATCACATGCTGTCTAAAGCAACCGTCAAGGCACGACCTTCTGTACTCTGGTGCTACAAAAAAGAACTAGGattcagcaggtgtgtgtgtgtgtgtgtgtgagagagagagaattcatCTCGAGAGCTTGAACTGCTTGTCATTCACTGTGTCAGaaagtaaaatatgtttgaCTTGTGTCTGAAACAGCAATCGTAAGAAGCGCATGAgacatctgcagaagaagatAAAAACTGGCACTTTGAACCTGAATCAGGACGACCCGTTTGAACTCTTCATCGCTGCAACCAACATCCGATACTGTTACTATAATGAGACCCACAAGATCCTGGGGAACACCTACGGGATGTGTGTTCTGCAGGTGAGACACTCCTCATTGACCTGTGAGGTCAGAGTTTGGGAACCACTCCTGTAGTTGTAGATCTGaccaactttttaaaatgtatttatttattgtcacgCAGGACTTTGAAGCCCTCACTCCCAATCTCTTGGCGAGAACGGTTGAGACCGTTGAAGGAGGGGGTATAGTGGTGATTCTGCTAAGGACTATGAACTCGCTCAAGCAGCTCTATACTATGACCATGGTGAGGCCATTACCTGTTCCATCTGCATGCACATAAAACTATGTTTGCTTGATCGAAAAATGCATGTTGGTTGTTTTCAGGATGTTCACTCTCGATACCGGACAGAGGCCCATCAGGACGTGGTGGGGCGGTTCAATGAGAGGTAAGCGCTTGCCTTTTTAGGAAATGTTGGTGCATTAAGGAAAAGGTTTTACaatcagttttgtttttgttccactGTTTCTAGATTCATTCTGTCTCTTGCGTCATGCAAAAACTGCGTAGTCATTGATGACCAACTCAATATCCTGCCTATCTCCAGCCACATGGCAAACATCAAGCCTGTCCCACCAAAAACTCAGGTAATCATTTTAGAGTAGTCACTATTATTTGGTCAATCAATTagttcattcaattcaattagtCAAactcgcgggccacatccgggcCATTAGTTGatcaacagaaataataataatctgttgATAATGAAGTATGAAGACCATTTACTGTTTCCAGAGCTCCTGAGAGAATTATCtacatttctgttattttaaagtaaatatTATTGAGGTCTTGGGCTCTGGGAATTTGTGGGCTGCCTCTTTTCCAGTAAGCTCAACATTTGCTTCATGTaatgttaaagaaaaaacatcctctGCCACTTTAACATTTTCAGGTCTGCACATATCCAGTAACAAAAGCACTTTGACTTCTGTTTTGAAaagttttaaataaacacaattggCTCTCCTGTAGGCTACATGTTGACTTATTTCTGACCTTTTGTCCTTCCCATTCAGGAGGATGGTTTGTCTCCACGAGAACAAGCGTTAAAGGACCTAAAGGAGTCTCTCAAGGACACTCAGCCTGTGGGTGTGTTGGTGGATTGCTGCCTGACCATGGACCAGGTCAGGACCTCTCACTAAAGCGCCACTTTACACATTCACCAAGTACAATCTTCAACGGATGCACCAATAATCTATTAAGAAACATCTCTTCATCAACAGACCACAACAGCGTTCTTGAGACATCGCACCTCGGTAGCCGTACTTACCTTTCAAGGCTTTTATGTCCTCTAGGCTAAAGGAGTGCTGAAGTTCATTGAGGCGACCTCAGAGAAGACCCTGAGGAGCACCGTGGCTCTGACCGCTGCTCGGGGTCGAGGAAAGTCTGCAGCACTCGGGCTGGCTGTCGCTGGAGCTGTGGCTTTTGGGTACGGATTAGTTTTATCTCATTtgaatgatgttttttgttggtTGCATTGTCTTACATCTTTTGCTGATTGCGGCCTGACATTGTTTACAGCTACTCCAACATCTTTGTAACCTCCCCGAGCCCGGACAACCTTCACACCATGTTTGAATTCATCTTCAAAGGCTTTGATGCGCTACAGTATCAGGTAGGCTGCCTGACATTGTGCTCTACATCCGCAACGGTTATTTCCTGGCGTCCGCAATAACCAGTTTATATTCCCCTTTTTGCACTTGTAGGAGCATCTTGATTATGAAATCATCCAGTCCTTGAATCCAGACTTTAACAAAGCTGTGGTGCGGGTGAACATCTTCAAAGAACATCGACAGACAATTCAGGTAAACAAGACAAAAGCCCTCTTCTGTTTCTTGTTATTTACAGTAATTATTTAAATTCTCATAACTGACCATGTGACCCACAGTACATTCACCCGGGTGATGCCGTGAAGCTGGGCCAGGCCGAACTGCTGGTCATTGATGAGGCTGCAGCCATCCCTCTTCCTTTGGTTAAAAACCTGCTGGGGCCGTATCTGGTGTTCATGGCTTCGACCATCAACGGGTCAGTAATTGATATGCACATAATCACATGCAATAGTGCTTTTGTCCAAAAAGATTCCACACTGTCATTTGGAGAAACTATATTTGAGCAAAATGGATTTCATGACCAGTGATGTTGaagcaatactttttttttatggctgcaAGAACCAATGTTGTTCCTTATCATTCAATACGTTGTTAGCCAAATAAGTCACAGTTTCATAAAATATATGTTTCCTAAACCCAGGttgacatatttatatatattttttttcttcatctctgcAGGTATGAAGGCACTgggcgctctctctccctcaagcTGATTCAGCAGTTGAGGCAGCAGAGTGCCGACAGCCAGCAGAACATGTCCGCAAAGAACCGGACCATCGACACTGAGCGGCTGGCAGCCGGTAAATACCTTCCTGGTTTCCTTATGTATGTAATCTTCCTCTGAAGGTCCCTTGCGGTCAGGTCAACCTGAAGGCAGCAACAATAACAGCAGCAACTGTTGGTTCCGCCCGCCTGCGGGTTCGCGGGCCGCCCGATTATTAGCAGCGCGTCGCCCTGCCGCCGGGCGAAGCTCCCAGGCAAACCTCCACGGCTATTGTtaacacattttctcaaatcCTAACACATCGCAACAAGCCCCCCAATGCTTTGCCCTGCTCCATGTCCCGtgaatttattattttgtatttatttaggatATTTTTCACATTCCGATGTCCATATATTCTGATGCATAAAGTGTTATTTAAAGGAGCATAGTAATACGCTATTGTCATTATGTAAACTGTCTGAAAatgattgtttattattattgcaatttattttggtgctatatatatatatatatatatatatatatatatagcatctCACAACAGAAAGTAtttattttgacagccctattagTCGGATTGAGTTGGAGTAGAAAGAGTTAAATTGTACCTGCTGTCCATCTGTTTCACAGCTCGCTCTCTCCACGAGGTCTCTCTCCACGAGTCCATCCGGTACGCTCCTGGTGATGCGGTCGAGAAGTGGCTGAATGACCTGCTCTGTCTGGACTGTCTAAACATTCCCAGACTAATTTCTGGCTGCCCGCTCCCTCAGACGTGTGACCTGTATCCTCCAAAGGCTCTATGTTAACCCAGCTTTTGACCAGGCCTGTCACAGCAGATGCTCGTACAGTGTTTCATACAAGCTTTTcacttttactttttctttgatATATTACACTAATACTATTTTTCTGACAATATGATGGATCCTAAGGATTACTATTACCTGAAAGTACTATTCTATACTGCGACTTTTCTATGaagtatgattttttttttttattcgtatAAGAAATGTAGTGCAAGTTTAAAGCAAACAGAATGGTAGCGTCCTCGGTTTGTCCTTAATCGGCATGTTTCAGATATTATGTGAACAGAGACACGCTCTTCTGTTACCACAAGGCATCCGAGGCGTTTCTGCAGAGGTTGATGGCCCTATACGTGGCGTCGCACTACAAGGTATTCACATAACTTACTTTTCTTCAAATAACTCAGTTTCCGTGACCCAGTGTTAAGTCAATTCTTGTGTGTATTCACTCAAATTATTCCTTTGGTCCAGAATTCACCAAATGACCTGCAGATGTTGTCTGATGCTCCGGCCCATCACCTGTTCTGTCTCCTGCCGCCTGTTCCTCCCACGCAGAACTCACTGCCCGAGGTGCTTGCTGTGGTGCAGGTAAGACACTTAGGGAAACAATAGTGAAggccattttattcatttaaaagcaaAGTTCTGTTACAAGATTACTCGAGTTCAGAGGAAAgtgttccaccaaatcagacaTTTCTAATTCACTTAAAAGCATTTGCAGATCATTTCAGCATCTTTCTTTCTGCTTGTATCTTATCTGTCATGTTTACTGACTTGACTTGCTGTTTTTGCTTCGTTCTGTCCCTCAGGTGTGTCTGGAGGGAGAAATATCTCAGCAGTCCATCCTAAACAGTCTGTCCAGAGGGAAGAAGGCCTCTGGTGACCTCATTCCCTGGACGGTGTCGGAACAGGTGCCCACCGGTTATAaatctttttaaagaaattgcTACAGCTCACGTTTGCAAACATTCATGAACTCCTGTTCCTTTCTTGTAGTTCCAAGACCCAGAGTTTGGCGGCCTCTCCGGAGCCAGAGTTGTGCGAATTGCTGTTAATCCAGACTACCAAGGGGTAAGCGTATGCGCCCCACCCAGCATGTTGGCCTCGTTGTTGGACTTTATGTAATTGTTTTTCAACCTTTCCACTAGATGGGCTACGGCTCCAGAGCTCTCCAGCAGCTACAGATGTACTATGAGGGAAAGTTTCCCACCATGGATGAGGGTGCACACGCCAATCCCAATGAGATCACCTCTGTCAGCAGTGAGgtaacaaaatgaaatgtggaTCTAGAGTAAAAACGCATTTAGAAGATTAGGTTAGACACATCGCCGTTGTCTCTTTTCCAGGCGGTCAgtctgctggaggaggtggtcACTCCACGGAAGGAgctccctcctctgctgctcaaGCTGagtgagaggagagcagagagactGGACTATCTAGGAGTTTCTTTTGGCCTTACTACACAACTGCTCAAGTGAGTTTCTTTAAATACGGAGACTGTCAAGTTCCTAATATTTTTAGACATTTCAAAAATTATTTTTGCGTCCCGACAGGTTCTGGAGGAGAGCGGGCTATACTCCGGTATACCTGAGACAAACCCCTGTGAGTAGAAAAATCTGTTTTTGCTGTGTTTATGTTCATTGTGCTGTGGTCCCGTGCTGTAATTATTGGCGCGTGATTCTCTGTAGAACGACCTGACAGGAGAGCACTCCTGTGTgatgctgaaggagctgaacaccGATGAAGCTGCAGAGCAGAGCCAGTGGCTGTCGGCCTTCTGGAAAGGTGAACTTCCACATTTttctcctgctccccccccccccccccccgttgatccGGTTTGTTTTAACGTATTCACgtcagttt
It contains:
- the caprin1b gene encoding caprin-1b isoform X1; protein product: MPSAMNAVQSASPDVGSAPGSMGNFALGGQSEVMKQVLCVLDKKVRNMEKKKSKLDDYQVKKNKGERLNQDQLDALTKFQEITYNLEFGRELQKTFITLGQDIQKAVKKSARREQLQREEAEQKRLKTILELQFLLDRLGEDNVRRDLKQGVGGSPILTDAHLAAFDEFYKLVGPDRDQNVRLVDQYEEASVHLWDLLEGKDKAVVGTTYKALRETLDQVMLGGYFDQVQSHQNGVCEEEEEEEAEEEEAEEPASVAVAVAAAAAAPAVVAESSEAEEQSQTADPETEVVEEFTDSIAVETTEFINRQFIPDGTYSGSEKVQGDEWATETEVPYSPVLPVFHSQAVTAIQQQQQPPPVQPAASPVALETHPLNLVSPVPPTDPLVRKQVVQDLMAQMQGMYNFMQDSMLEFDGQPIDPAIVSAQPMKPAQNMDLPQMVCLPAHPESRLSQPKSVPVLPDPAQVPIVSPTPPPMYQTSHTPDPRPATESIDAIQTSSSSEQPPPSAAHPPVSQTQVFQPVSKAPHSSGINVNAAPFQSMQTVFNLNAPVPPANETEALNQASQYQNSYNQAFSSQPQHPVEQPEMQPEQLQSVVGAFHSQDQSGGHQQPPQQGPGFARQGQSFYNSRGMSRGGPRNARGMINGYRGSSNGFRGGYDGYRPPFANTPNSGYGQTQFSTPRDYSNGNYPRDGYQPNYKRGAGQGPRGVSRGSTQAIRS
- the nat10 gene encoding RNA cytidine acetyltransferase, with the translated sequence MATVRKKVDNRIRVQIENGVALHHRTIFVVVGDRGRDQVVILHHMLSKATVKARPSVLWCYKKELGFSSNRKKRMRHLQKKIKTGTLNLNQDDPFELFIAATNIRYCYYNETHKILGNTYGMCVLQDFEALTPNLLARTVETVEGGGIVVILLRTMNSLKQLYTMTMDVHSRYRTEAHQDVVGRFNERFILSLASCKNCVVIDDQLNILPISSHMANIKPVPPKTQEDGLSPREQALKDLKESLKDTQPVGVLVDCCLTMDQAKGVLKFIEATSEKTLRSTVALTAARGRGKSAALGLAVAGAVAFGYSNIFVTSPSPDNLHTMFEFIFKGFDALQYQEHLDYEIIQSLNPDFNKAVVRVNIFKEHRQTIQYIHPGDAVKLGQAELLVIDEAAAIPLPLVKNLLGPYLVFMASTINGYEGTGRSLSLKLIQQLRQQSADSQQNMSAKNRTIDTERLAAARSLHEVSLHESIRYAPGDAVEKWLNDLLCLDCLNIPRLISGCPLPQTCDLYYVNRDTLFCYHKASEAFLQRLMALYVASHYKNSPNDLQMLSDAPAHHLFCLLPPVPPTQNSLPEVLAVVQVCLEGEISQQSILNSLSRGKKASGDLIPWTVSEQFQDPEFGGLSGARVVRIAVNPDYQGMGYGSRALQQLQMYYEGKFPTMDEGAHANPNEITSVSSEAVSLLEEVVTPRKELPPLLLKLSERRAERLDYLGVSFGLTTQLLKFWRRAGYTPVYLRQTPNDLTGEHSCVMLKELNTDEAAEQSQWLSAFWKDFRRRFLSLLSYQFSRFHPSLSLSILQNKKSKEETSILTRAELASHFSPYDLKRLELYSRSMVDYHLVMDLIPTVARMYFLRQLGDISLSAAQCALLLGIGLQHKSVDQLEKEIELPSSQIMGLFNRLIRKFVQVFTSVQEKAIEAQMATSKDISMEPTVGSLKDDLNEAAKEFEEKHKQDVEKVKEMDVEEYRIRGDDDEWDQVLKKAGNTAIVSIKSDKKRKWEGENTNANNGAPHHGKAKQKEMQYGKFKKGKDKRGKFGKTK
- the caprin1b gene encoding caprin-1b isoform X2, which codes for MPSAMNAVQSASPDVGSAPGSMGNFALGGQSEVMKQVLCVLDKKVRNMEKKKSKLDDYQVKKNKGERLNQDQLDALTKFQEITYNLEFGRELQKTFITLGQDIQKAVKKSARREQLQREEAEQKRLKTILELQFLLDRLGEDNVRRDLKQGVGGSPILTDAHLAAFDEFYKLVGPDRDQNVRLVDQYEEASVHLWDLLEGKDKAVVGTTYKALRETLDQVMLGGYFDQVQSHQNGVCEEEEEEEAEEEEAEEPASVAVAVAAAAAAPAVVAESSEAEEQSQTADPETEVVEEFTDSIAVETTEFINRQFIPDGTYSGSEKVQGDEWATETEVPYSPVLPVFHSQAVTAIQQQQQPPPVQPAASPVALETHPLNLVSPVPPTDPLVRKQVVQDLMAQMQGMYNFMQDSMLEFDGQPIDPAIVSAQPMKPAQNMDLPQMVCLPAHPESRLSQPKSVPVLPDPAQVPIVSPTPPPMYQTSHTPDPRPATESIDAIQTSSSSEQPPPSAAHPPVSQTQVFQPVSKAPHSSGINVNAAPFQSMQTVFNLNAPVPPANETEALNQASQYQNSYNQAFSSQPQHPVEQPEMQPEQLQSVGAFHSQDQSGGHQQPPQQGPGFARQGQSFYNSRGMSRGGPRNARGMINGYRGSSNGFRGGYDGYRPPFANTPNSGYGQTQFSTPRDYSNGNYPRDGYQPNYKRGAGQGPRGVSRGSTQAIRS
- the caprin1b gene encoding caprin-1b isoform X3 produces the protein MPSAMNAVQSASPDVGSAPGSMGNFALGGQSEVMKQVLCVLDKKVRNMEKKKSKLDDYQVKKNKGERLNQDQLDALTKFQEITYNLEFGRELQKTFITLGQDIQKAVKKSARREQLQREEAEQKRLKTILELQFLLDRLGEDNVRRDLKQGVGGSPILTDAHLAAFDEFYKLVGPDRDQNVRLVDQYEEASVHLWDLLEGKDKAVVGTTYKALRETLDQVMLGGYFDQVQSHQNGVCEEEEEEEAEEEEAEEPASVAVAVAAAAAAPAVVAESSEAEEQSQTADPETEVVEEFTDSIAVETTEFINRQFIPDGTYSGSEKVQGDEWATETEAVTAIQQQQQPPPVQPAASPVALETHPLNLVSPVPPTDPLVRKQVVQDLMAQMQGMYNFMQDSMLEFDGQPIDPAIVSAQPMKPAQNMDLPQMVCLPAHPESRLSQPKSVPVLPDPAQVPIVSPTPPPMYQTSHTPDPRPATESIDAIQTSSSSEQPPPSAAHPPVSQTQVFQPVSKAPHSSGINVNAAPFQSMQTVFNLNAPVPPANETEALNQASQYQNSYNQAFSSQPQHPVEQPEMQPEQLQSVVGAFHSQDQSGGHQQPPQQGPGFARQGQSFYNSRGMSRGGPRNARGMINGYRGSSNGFRGGYDGYRPPFANTPNSGYGQTQFSTPRDYSNGNYPRDGYQPNYKRGAGQGPRGVSRGSTQAIRS